A stretch of Petrotoga mexicana DSM 14811 DNA encodes these proteins:
- the rpsO gene encoding 30S ribosomal protein S15, protein MSRGLDPEKKEELIEEFKINDKDTGSVEVQIALLSARIKHLTEHLKQHPKDYHSRRGLMMMVGKRRKMLKYLRKSKPLVYQEIINKLGIRG, encoded by the coding sequence ATGTCTAGAGGATTGGACCCCGAAAAAAAAGAAGAGCTTATTGAGGAATTTAAAATCAACGACAAAGATACTGGTTCTGTAGAAGTGCAAATAGCTCTACTTTCTGCTAGAATCAAGCATTTAACGGAACATTTGAAACAACACCCAAAAGATTACCATAGTAGACGTGGATTGATGATGATGGTAGGGAAAAGAAGAAAGATGCTCAAATATTTGAGAAAAAGCAAACCCTTAGTTTATCAAGAGATTATCAATAAATTAGGTATAAGAGGTTGA
- the trxB gene encoding thioredoxin-disulfide reductase, whose amino-acid sequence MFFNVEGVNKKSEIKQEYDIVIIGGGPAGISAAIYALQGGASALVIEKAIEGGQMNLTDIIENYPGFKTIKGEELSSLMKDHAEHFGAEFYDGKVIELIDGLTSDKDEGSNKTVVMENGKTIKSKAIIIASGSNPRKLGVKGEEEFSSRGVSYCASCDGHFFKNKKVAVVGGGNTAVEEAVYLSNIAKEVYIIHRREKLRADKLYQDRAFSRNNIKFKWNSVVEEIKGKDKVESLVIKNLKSGEVYEEPFDGVFVFVGLVPETSFLNTDLFDFDEYGFLITDENMETKVKGIYAVGDVRKKELRQIVTAVSDGAIAASHAIREYINEDQAPSTQSIDLTK is encoded by the coding sequence ATGTTTTTTAACGTTGAAGGGGTCAACAAAAAATCGGAAATAAAACAAGAATACGACATTGTAATAATCGGTGGCGGTCCGGCCGGAATTTCAGCTGCTATATATGCCTTACAGGGTGGAGCTTCTGCCCTTGTAATTGAAAAAGCAATTGAAGGTGGCCAAATGAATTTAACAGATATTATAGAAAATTATCCAGGATTTAAAACGATAAAAGGTGAAGAACTCTCCTCTTTAATGAAAGATCATGCAGAGCACTTCGGAGCCGAATTCTATGATGGAAAGGTAATAGAATTGATAGATGGCCTCACGTCAGATAAGGATGAAGGCTCCAATAAAACAGTTGTTATGGAAAACGGAAAAACAATCAAATCAAAAGCAATAATAATAGCAAGCGGATCTAACCCTCGAAAATTGGGAGTTAAAGGTGAAGAGGAATTTTCTTCCAGAGGCGTTTCTTATTGTGCCTCGTGCGATGGCCATTTTTTTAAGAATAAAAAAGTTGCCGTCGTGGGAGGAGGAAATACAGCTGTAGAGGAAGCGGTTTATTTATCAAACATAGCTAAAGAAGTTTATATAATTCACAGAAGAGAAAAACTTAGAGCAGATAAACTTTATCAAGATAGAGCCTTTTCTCGTAATAACATAAAATTTAAATGGAATTCAGTCGTTGAAGAAATTAAAGGAAAAGATAAAGTCGAAAGTTTGGTCATTAAAAATCTAAAAAGTGGTGAAGTGTACGAAGAGCCTTTCGATGGAGTTTTTGTTTTCGTTGGATTAGTTCCAGAAACAAGCTTTTTAAACACAGATCTTTTCGATTTTGACGAATATGGCTTCTTAATTACAGATGAGAATATGGAAACAAAAGTTAAAGGTATTTATGCAGTAGGAGATGTAAGAAAAAAGGAACTCAGACAAATTGTAACTGCGGTATCCGATGGAGCTATAGCTGCTTCGCACGCAATTCGGGAATACATCAACGAAGATCAGGCACCATCAACTCAATCGATAGATTTGACAAAATGA
- the pdo gene encoding protein disulfide oxidoreductase: MEKLMDKETQNKVKEILEELTEPVQILLIKNDGEYSEIVEQLLGELKELDERIKVDIYHSDSEEVNKYDIEKDLIPAILILDSEGNDYGIRYYGIPSGYEFTTLLQNIIAVSNNSVNSFSDENKEKLSQIDKKMRIRVFVTPTCPYCPRAVFAAHQAAMLNPNITGEMIEANEFDRISFEYGVSSVPHTVIEVKENEDWVKKGEFVGAYPENSFVEEVLKAVE; this comes from the coding sequence ATGGAAAAATTGATGGACAAAGAAACACAAAATAAGGTAAAAGAGATTTTAGAGGAATTGACAGAACCCGTTCAAATACTCTTGATCAAAAATGACGGAGAATACTCAGAAATAGTTGAACAGTTACTTGGAGAGCTCAAGGAATTAGATGAAAGAATAAAGGTTGACATCTACCATTCTGATTCTGAAGAAGTTAACAAGTACGATATTGAAAAAGATTTAATACCGGCTATACTAATATTAGATAGTGAAGGGAACGATTACGGAATTCGATATTACGGGATCCCTTCGGGCTATGAGTTCACTACCCTTCTTCAAAATATCATAGCTGTTTCTAATAATAGTGTGAACTCTTTCAGCGACGAAAATAAAGAAAAACTATCGCAGATAGATAAAAAGATGAGAATCAGAGTTTTTGTGACTCCAACTTGCCCATACTGTCCTAGGGCTGTTTTTGCGGCTCACCAAGCAGCTATGTTAAACCCTAATATAACAGGGGAAATGATAGAAGCTAACGAATTCGATCGAATATCTTTTGAATATGGTGTCAGTTCCGTCCCACACACAGTGATAGAAGTAAAAGAAAACGAAGATTGGGTAAAAAAAGGTGAGTTTGTGGGAGCCTACCCTGAAAATAGTTTTGTGGAAGAAGTTTTAAAAGCTGTTGAATAA
- a CDS encoding SPFH domain-containing protein: MLVILIIVVLFLIFIAAMSLKIIRPYEKGLVERLGKFHRQVDSGLNFIMPFIERITKVDLREMVIDVPPQEVITRDNVIVTVDAVIYYEVTDAYRVVYNVGDFTSAAVKLAQTNLRNVIGELELDQTLTSRERINTKLREVLDEATDKWGVRITRVEIKKIDPPQDIMDAMSKQMKAERMKRAVILEAEGYKQSEITKAEGDRNAAILKAEGEAEAVKKKADAQKYKLSIEADGEAEAILKVFNSIHKGNPTKDLITIRYFEALKAISDGKSTKVFMPYEISGILSSVAAMADISKNDTISDSNPENKE; encoded by the coding sequence ATGTTGGTAATATTGATAATAGTAGTTTTGTTTTTGATTTTTATCGCAGCAATGAGTTTGAAAATTATACGTCCTTACGAAAAAGGTTTGGTAGAAAGATTAGGGAAGTTTCATAGACAGGTTGATTCTGGATTAAATTTCATCATGCCTTTCATAGAAAGAATAACCAAAGTAGATTTAAGAGAAATGGTAATCGACGTTCCACCTCAAGAGGTTATCACTAGGGATAACGTTATAGTTACTGTTGATGCTGTTATATATTATGAGGTAACTGATGCTTATAGAGTAGTTTACAACGTTGGAGATTTTACATCTGCTGCTGTTAAATTAGCTCAAACAAATTTAAGGAACGTCATCGGTGAATTAGAATTAGACCAAACATTAACCTCTAGGGAAAGAATCAACACAAAACTCAGAGAAGTATTAGATGAAGCCACCGATAAATGGGGAGTAAGAATCACCAGAGTAGAGATTAAAAAGATCGATCCACCTCAAGACATTATGGATGCAATGAGCAAACAAATGAAAGCAGAAAGAATGAAAAGAGCTGTGATCTTAGAGGCTGAAGGGTACAAACAATCAGAAATTACCAAAGCGGAAGGTGATAGAAATGCCGCGATACTAAAAGCAGAAGGTGAAGCAGAAGCCGTTAAGAAAAAAGCAGACGCCCAAAAGTATAAATTGAGTATCGAAGCAGATGGAGAAGCCGAAGCAATCCTTAAAGTTTTCAACTCAATCCATAAGGGTAATCCTACAAAAGATTTAATAACAATAAGATATTTTGAGGCATTAAAAGCAATATCAGACGGAAAATCAACAAAGGTCTTCATGCCTTATGAAATTTCAGGAATATTGAGTTCTGTAGCTGCTATGGCAGACATTTCGAAAAACGATACAATCTCTGATAGCAATCCAGAAAATAAAGAATAA
- a CDS encoding NfeD family protein, whose protein sequence is MGQWGVWVIFAIIFAVAEAILPSFFFLWFAIGAGIAAITSLFISSVVLNLLIFLIVSFLLWISTRKIVQNMYKGSSTIKPYQDQFVGMKAKVDKIDDKGRIIVKIKGDEWRAYPEDEENYFNVGDDVIITKKSANFVYIKKIKAFENNQKKDIEE, encoded by the coding sequence ATGGGTCAATGGGGTGTGTGGGTTATTTTTGCAATAATTTTTGCGGTGGCTGAAGCTATACTTCCATCTTTTTTCTTTCTATGGTTCGCCATAGGAGCTGGAATAGCAGCTATTACATCTTTATTTATTTCATCGGTTGTTTTAAATTTGCTAATATTCTTAATCGTTTCTTTTTTGTTGTGGATCTCAACAAGAAAAATTGTACAAAATATGTACAAAGGTTCTTCTACTATAAAACCTTATCAAGATCAATTTGTTGGTATGAAAGCTAAGGTTGATAAGATTGATGATAAAGGAAGAATCATCGTTAAAATAAAAGGCGACGAATGGAGAGCGTATCCGGAAGATGAAGAAAACTATTTTAATGTGGGCGATGATGTTATAATAACAAAAAAAAGCGCTAATTTTGTATATATAAAAAAAATCAAAGCCTTTGAAAATAATCAAAAAAAAGACATCGAGGAATAG
- a CDS encoding MBL fold metallo-hydrolase, giving the protein MEFLIRSKALYTTWVFYKPDRILFDAGEGVSAELGNKIYGIEKIILTHSHVDHIAGLWGIVNTRNNAMGNRNKKLAIYYPKGSENITEYLNFIGKMNRRLRYEINFTEITLSDTIPLNNKRFIKPFKTRHTPGEISFGYQILEQRKRLKQEYRDLKESEIKDLIINKKEDILENYTANILTISGDSLPIPPDFAKDCGTLIHECTFFDESDRKIRNHTSLSELKKLINISKPKRVIIYHVSSRYNSKIKLAKEELNEEFPNIQINIVHPERVFKI; this is encoded by the coding sequence TTGGAGTTTTTAATAAGATCAAAGGCATTGTATACGACTTGGGTTTTTTATAAGCCAGATAGAATACTTTTCGATGCAGGTGAAGGTGTTAGTGCAGAGTTAGGAAACAAAATATATGGAATCGAAAAGATTATTTTAACACACTCCCACGTAGACCATATAGCTGGATTGTGGGGAATCGTTAATACTCGTAATAACGCTATGGGGAACAGAAATAAAAAACTAGCAATTTACTATCCAAAGGGATCGGAAAATATTACTGAGTATTTAAACTTTATAGGTAAAATGAATAGAAGATTAAGATACGAAATAAATTTTACGGAAATAACGTTATCGGATACGATCCCTCTAAACAACAAAAGATTTATAAAACCCTTTAAAACAAGACACACCCCTGGAGAAATCTCTTTTGGTTACCAAATTTTGGAACAAAGAAAAAGACTAAAACAAGAGTATAGGGACCTAAAAGAGTCAGAAATAAAAGATTTAATAATCAATAAAAAAGAAGACATCTTAGAAAACTATACTGCCAACATATTAACCATAAGCGGGGATTCCCTACCTATTCCACCTGATTTCGCAAAAGATTGTGGAACGTTAATTCATGAATGTACCTTTTTTGATGAAAGTGACAGAAAAATTAGAAACCATACCTCTCTATCAGAATTAAAAAAATTAATAAACATCTCCAAGCCTAAAAGAGTTATTATATACCATGTCTCAAGTAGGTACAACAGTAAAATTAAGTTGGCCAAAGAAGAATTGAATGAAGAATTTCCGAATATACAAATAAATATCGTCCACCCAGAAAGAGTTTTCAAAATCTAA
- the rplI gene encoding 50S ribosomal protein L9, with translation MKVLLLEDVAKLGKKGEIKEVSDGYARNYLIPKNLAVEATDGYIKHIKESKKIEDKKKENLKKRSEEILEKLKDTKIEIKAKSGEKGKLFGAVTAQDISEKIEELLGEKFEKTWFDEKVNIKELGTHTLKVKLPQGVRGEIKVEIKSEN, from the coding sequence ATGAAAGTATTGTTATTAGAAGATGTGGCAAAATTAGGGAAAAAAGGTGAAATAAAAGAAGTTTCTGATGGATACGCAAGGAATTATCTGATTCCAAAGAATTTGGCTGTTGAAGCAACCGACGGTTATATAAAGCACATCAAGGAAAGCAAAAAAATAGAAGACAAGAAGAAGGAAAATCTAAAGAAAAGAAGCGAAGAAATTTTAGAAAAATTAAAAGATACAAAAATAGAAATAAAAGCAAAATCTGGAGAAAAAGGCAAGCTTTTTGGTGCTGTAACAGCTCAAGACATATCCGAGAAAATAGAAGAATTACTCGGTGAAAAGTTTGAAAAAACTTGGTTTGATGAAAAGGTAAACATAAAAGAATTAGGAACTCACACTTTAAAAGTGAAACTTCCTCAAGGTGTGAGAGGAGAAATAAAGGTAGAAATAAAATCAGAAAACTAA
- the rpsR gene encoding 30S ribosomal protein S18 — protein MAYVKRERKKVKKCKLCRDNVEYIDYKDVRKLKEFMNDKGKILPKRINGNCAKHQRMVRRAIHRARKMMLVPYVNE, from the coding sequence ATGGCTTACGTTAAAAGGGAAAGAAAGAAAGTAAAAAAATGCAAATTATGCAGAGATAACGTTGAATATATTGATTACAAAGATGTGAGAAAATTGAAAGAGTTTATGAACGATAAGGGAAAAATCCTTCCAAAAAGGATCAATGGAAATTGTGCCAAACATCAAAGAATGGTTCGAAGAGCGATTCATCGTGCTAGAAAAATGATGTTGGTTCCTTATGTGAACGAGTGA
- a CDS encoding single-stranded DNA-binding protein, with amino-acid sequence MSISYNKVILVGRLTRDPEIRSTMNGNNVANFHLAVDRRTSNNQDGTDFIRIVAFGKQADFASNYLKKGKLILVEGSLHINQWTDRDNIKRETAEIWANRMNFMETKKAEQANEFSDMDITVEEGFFDKDRVSDTDPIEEIDDGAILENDELLEESFSDLENHLSSDDKPI; translated from the coding sequence ATGTCTATTTCTTATAACAAAGTTATTTTGGTTGGGAGATTAACCAGAGATCCAGAGATACGTTCTACTATGAATGGAAATAACGTGGCAAACTTTCATTTAGCTGTTGATAGACGTACTTCAAATAATCAAGATGGTACAGATTTCATAAGAATTGTGGCTTTTGGTAAACAAGCAGATTTTGCATCAAACTATTTAAAAAAAGGGAAGTTGATCCTGGTGGAAGGATCACTTCATATCAATCAATGGACAGATAGAGATAATATTAAAAGAGAAACTGCAGAAATTTGGGCGAATAGAATGAATTTTATGGAAACAAAAAAGGCTGAACAGGCTAACGAATTTTCTGACATGGACATTACAGTAGAAGAGGGATTTTTCGATAAAGATAGAGTTTCAGATACCGATCCGATTGAAGAAATAGATGATGGCGCTATACTCGAGAACGATGAGCTTTTAGAAGAAAGCTTTAGTGATCTTGAAAACCATCTTTCTTCAGATGATAAACCTATTTGA
- the rpsF gene encoding 30S ribosomal protein S6 — protein sequence MGKRYYETMFVVRTDIPEEERNALAEKVRGWIEGQLEGEVEEFTRWGVRKLAYRTQKGKFTEGDYTYIIYKADPEKVNQLDDLFKVNQEIFRFQTIRREDLEKKVRKTQKEAKIKVEEPETSEEI from the coding sequence ATGGGAAAAAGATACTACGAAACCATGTTTGTCGTTAGAACAGACATTCCTGAAGAGGAAAGAAATGCTTTGGCAGAAAAGGTGAGAGGTTGGATAGAAGGCCAACTGGAAGGTGAAGTCGAAGAGTTCACGAGATGGGGTGTAAGAAAATTAGCCTATAGGACTCAAAAAGGTAAATTTACAGAAGGAGATTACACTTACATCATATACAAAGCTGATCCAGAAAAGGTTAACCAACTGGATGATCTTTTTAAAGTTAACCAAGAGATTTTTAGGTTCCAAACGATTAGAAGAGAAGATCTTGAGAAAAAAGTAAGAAAAACTCAAAAAGAAGCAAAAATAAAAGTAGAAGAGCCAGAAACTTCTGAAGAAATTTAA
- a CDS encoding potassium channel family protein, with protein sequence MSETLALKIRRFVISIIIFVLIVFTGTVGYMVLEDWNFLDSLFFTIITLSTVGYSLPADLSRVSQIFTATLIFSGITVVLYSLSTLTSFIVEGEMRNVLEVRKRMKKINGMNNHYIVVGAGKTGFFVCQNMLKEKKDFVLLDKSEERVQQFLKEINAEIPYFIGDAKNETVLEEVGVKRADSIILTLPSDVDNLFVALTVKSIVPKINIISKVNDPESVKKLSYAGINKIVLESEISGNRLAYMATRPNIVSFLETIIHTPEKDLQLEEVDIPKNSWINGKSLKEIALPDKVEMIVIAVRKKDNNSIFNPKANTIIEEGDVIIVLGEDSKIKRLREIVEQESYQLG encoded by the coding sequence ATGAGTGAAACTCTCGCTTTGAAAATAAGACGATTTGTAATATCCATTATAATTTTTGTTCTTATAGTCTTTACTGGAACGGTAGGGTATATGGTACTGGAAGATTGGAATTTTCTAGACTCTTTATTTTTTACTATAATCACATTAAGTACCGTTGGATATAGTTTACCTGCCGATTTGTCAAGAGTTTCACAAATATTTACAGCAACATTGATTTTCTCCGGAATAACGGTAGTTTTATACTCTCTTTCAACCCTAACCTCCTTCATTGTTGAGGGTGAGATGAGAAATGTTTTGGAGGTAAGAAAAAGGATGAAAAAAATAAACGGTATGAATAATCATTATATTGTTGTAGGAGCCGGTAAAACTGGATTTTTTGTCTGCCAAAATATGCTGAAAGAGAAAAAAGATTTTGTCCTATTGGACAAATCAGAAGAGAGAGTCCAACAATTCCTGAAAGAAATAAATGCGGAAATTCCATATTTTATCGGTGATGCAAAAAATGAAACGGTGCTGGAAGAAGTTGGGGTCAAAAGAGCCGATAGTATCATATTAACCCTACCTTCCGATGTGGATAACTTGTTTGTTGCTTTAACGGTGAAAAGTATAGTACCTAAAATCAACATTATTTCAAAAGTCAACGACCCAGAATCGGTGAAGAAACTATCTTATGCCGGGATCAACAAGATCGTTCTTGAATCAGAAATCTCCGGTAATAGATTAGCCTATATGGCAACCCGGCCTAACATTGTATCATTTCTTGAAACGATCATTCATACACCTGAAAAGGATTTACAGCTAGAAGAGGTCGATATACCAAAAAACTCTTGGATAAACGGTAAATCCCTTAAAGAAATAGCCTTACCCGACAAGGTGGAAATGATAGTGATAGCCGTAAGAAAAAAGGATAATAACAGCATATTTAATCCTAAGGCAAATACAATAATAGAAGAAGGAGACGTGATAATAGTACTGGGGGAAGATTCTAAAATCAAAAGATTACGGGAGATAGTTGAGCAAGAAAGTTATCAGTTAGGCTGA
- a CDS encoding biotin/lipoyl-containing protein, with translation MKRKFKVTINNKTYEVEVEEIGSENINEAKIKETEESTSEREQTSETLKPVSDKKIEKRTKKKLTKKQKVDEEKIPEESTKRETDSGYEVKAPLPGVINEINVKEGQSVKAGDKLIVIEAMKMENEIPAENDGVVEKILVKRGDSVEGDQTLMIIR, from the coding sequence TTGAAAAGAAAATTCAAAGTTACTATAAACAACAAAACCTATGAGGTTGAAGTTGAGGAAATAGGCTCTGAAAATATTAACGAAGCAAAAATAAAAGAAACAGAAGAAAGTACCTCTGAAAGAGAACAAACTAGTGAGACTCTCAAACCTGTTTCTGACAAAAAAATCGAAAAAAGGACCAAGAAGAAACTTACGAAAAAACAAAAAGTTGACGAAGAAAAGATCCCCGAGGAGTCAACTAAAAGAGAAACAGACTCGGGTTATGAGGTCAAAGCTCCTCTTCCAGGAGTAATTAACGAAATAAATGTGAAAGAAGGACAGAGCGTTAAAGCTGGAGATAAGCTTATTGTAATAGAAGCAATGAAGATGGAAAATGAAATACCCGCTGAAAATGATGGTGTAGTTGAAAAAATTTTGGTAAAAAGAGGAGACAGCGTTGAAGGTGACCAAACATTAATGATCATAAGGTAA
- a CDS encoding OadG family transporter subunit: MKKVWFIALMGISIVFLLLIILMTIIWLFRFFFKSNSNNSSGKSSLEKPQKEYIKPPQVKRIENHEKKDKRDEEELFAIVSAITTYLTHKEFKIESIKEVPNKELESKREIKTRWMKHEPSISWKPYYKKRWR; this comes from the coding sequence ATGAAAAAGGTATGGTTTATTGCGTTAATGGGAATATCTATAGTTTTTTTATTGCTAATAATTTTAATGACGATTATTTGGCTTTTTCGCTTTTTCTTTAAAAGTAATAGTAATAACTCATCAGGTAAATCAAGTTTAGAAAAACCTCAAAAAGAGTACATAAAGCCACCACAAGTTAAAAGAATTGAAAACCATGAAAAAAAAGATAAAAGAGATGAAGAAGAACTTTTTGCTATCGTTTCAGCTATAACTACTTATCTTACTCATAAAGAATTCAAAATTGAAAGTATTAAAGAAGTTCCAAACAAAGAGTTAGAATCAAAAAGGGAAATTAAAACAAGGTGGATGAAACATGAACCTTCTATTTCTTGGAAACCTTATTACAAAAAAAGGTGGAGGTAA
- a CDS encoding acyl-CoA carboxylase subunit beta, with protein MPDEELIQKIEELRKKKESLLVGGGEERIEKQHKTGKLTARERIEALVDEGTFEEIDMLVKHRCTYFGLDKKEFPYDGVVTGFGEIKGKKVAIFSQDFTIQGGSLGEMHAKKIMKLQDLAMKYGIPLIGINDSGGARIQEAVDALYGYGGIFYRNTQASGVIPQITVIAGPCAGGAVYSPAITDFVIMVDQTSQMFITGPQVIKTVTGENIDKENLGGAKIHNSKSGVAHLLAKDDEEAMELVRKLLSYIPSNNMDPVEPTDYDKSYELPEEINEIVSPNPKKSYDVKDLIKLVFDPGTFFEIHPHFAKNIVVGFARLEGKSVGIIANQPKILAGSLDIDASDKAARFIRFCDSFNIPIITFVDTPGYLPGVSQEHGGIIRHGAKLLYAYSESTVPMITVILRKAYGGAYIAMASQHLGSDFVFAYPTAEIAVMGSEGAANIIFAKEIESSENPEETRKKRVEEYKERFANPYEAASRGYIEDVIEPIETRKKLSASLSIAYSKVKPTPSKKHGNIPL; from the coding sequence ATGCCAGATGAAGAACTAATTCAAAAAATAGAAGAGTTGAGAAAAAAGAAAGAATCCCTTCTTGTTGGAGGAGGAGAAGAGAGAATAGAAAAACAACATAAAACGGGTAAGTTAACAGCCCGTGAAAGAATAGAAGCTCTTGTAGATGAAGGTACTTTTGAAGAAATCGATATGTTGGTTAAACATAGATGCACATACTTCGGTTTAGATAAAAAAGAGTTTCCATACGATGGAGTTGTTACAGGATTTGGAGAGATCAAAGGCAAAAAAGTTGCTATTTTTTCCCAAGATTTCACCATTCAAGGTGGTTCCCTTGGAGAAATGCATGCAAAGAAAATAATGAAATTACAAGATTTGGCAATGAAATACGGCATTCCTTTAATCGGAATAAATGACTCTGGCGGAGCTAGAATACAGGAAGCCGTTGATGCCCTATATGGTTACGGCGGAATCTTTTATAGAAATACCCAGGCTTCTGGTGTAATTCCTCAAATAACCGTTATAGCTGGCCCGTGTGCAGGAGGGGCGGTTTACTCTCCAGCGATAACTGATTTTGTAATTATGGTGGATCAAACTTCACAAATGTTTATCACAGGCCCTCAGGTTATAAAAACTGTGACTGGAGAAAACATTGATAAAGAGAATCTGGGAGGAGCAAAGATTCATAACTCAAAAAGTGGTGTTGCCCACCTTTTGGCAAAAGACGATGAGGAAGCCATGGAACTTGTCAGAAAGCTACTTTCTTATATACCTTCAAACAATATGGATCCTGTAGAACCCACTGATTACGATAAAAGCTACGAATTACCTGAAGAAATAAACGAAATAGTTTCACCAAACCCGAAAAAAAGTTACGATGTAAAAGATTTAATCAAATTAGTATTTGATCCAGGTACCTTCTTCGAAATTCATCCTCATTTTGCCAAAAATATTGTCGTAGGCTTTGCGAGATTGGAAGGAAAATCTGTGGGGATCATAGCCAACCAACCAAAAATTTTGGCAGGTTCACTCGATATCGATGCTTCCGATAAAGCAGCCAGATTTATAAGATTCTGTGATTCTTTTAATATACCTATTATAACCTTTGTTGACACACCTGGATATTTACCGGGTGTATCTCAAGAACATGGAGGAATAATCCGACATGGAGCAAAGCTTTTGTATGCTTATTCTGAATCCACCGTTCCAATGATCACAGTAATTTTAAGAAAAGCCTATGGTGGAGCATATATTGCAATGGCTTCACAACATTTGGGCTCTGATTTTGTGTTCGCATACCCAACTGCGGAAATAGCCGTTATGGGATCCGAAGGAGCAGCAAACATTATTTTTGCTAAAGAAATTGAAAGTTCAGAAAATCCTGAAGAAACGAGAAAAAAACGTGTCGAAGAATACAAGGAGCGGTTTGCAAATCCCTATGAAGCAGCCTCAAGGGGCTATATAGAAGATGTTATAGAACCCATCGAAACAAGAAAAAAATTATCCGCTTCTCTTTCTATAGCTTACTCAAAGGTAAAACCAACTCCATCTAAAAAACATGGAAATATTCCTTTATGA
- the mce gene encoding methylmalonyl-CoA epimerase, translating into MEPKIDHIGIAVNSIEEAIKLYRDLLHVEKSAEEILEDRGIKVTFLYIKDVRIELMEPMREDSEISNFLKKRGEGFHHIAYQVDNIKMVMENAKKMGYKTLSDEPNRGAGGSLVFFLHPKFANGILTEFVEYRK; encoded by the coding sequence ATGGAGCCCAAAATTGACCACATCGGAATTGCTGTCAATTCCATAGAAGAAGCAATCAAGTTGTATAGGGACTTGCTTCATGTTGAAAAAAGTGCTGAAGAAATCCTTGAAGATAGGGGTATAAAAGTTACCTTTTTGTACATAAAAGATGTTAGAATAGAACTTATGGAACCTATGAGAGAAGACTCTGAAATATCAAATTTCTTAAAAAAACGAGGCGAGGGATTTCACCACATCGCATACCAAGTAGACAACATTAAAATGGTCATGGAAAACGCAAAAAAAATGGGTTACAAAACCTTATCTGATGAACCTAATCGAGGAGCAGGTGGAAGTTTAGTCTTCTTTTTACATCCAAAATTTGCTAACGGTATTTTAACCGAGTTTGTTGAGTATCGTAAATAA